DNA from Oscillatoria salina IIICB1:
TTATGTGCGAACAGTTAGCAAATACCCACATTGCTCAATTAGTTGTAGAGATGAAAATGCAACGTTTTCACAACTTTCCCAGTCACCAATCCCCAATCCCCAATCCCCAATCCCCAATCCCCAATCCCCAATCCCCAATCCCCAATCCCCAATCCCCAATCCCCAATCCCCAATCCCCAATCCCCAGTTGTACTATGGTTAAGAGAGGATAGCAAAGAATTTGATAACACTGTGGAAATAACCTTTTTAGGAACAAGCTCTGGAGTACCGACGCGATCGCGTAATGTTTCTAGTATCGCTTTACGTCTCCCTCAACGTGCAGAAGTGTGGATGTTTGACTGCGGGGAGGGAACTCAACATCAGATTCTTCGCAGTGACATCAAAACTTCGCAAATTAGCCGCATTTTTGTTACTCATATGCACGGAGACCATATTTTTGGTTTGATGGGTTTAATCGCTAGTTGCGGTTTAGCAGGTCAATCGCAAAAAATTGAAATTAATGGACCATTCGGTTTAGAAGAGTATCTTCGTGCTGGTGCAAAATATTCCTACATGGAAATTGGGAGACGAGTTCGAGTTCATACTGTCCTACCGGGCTTAGTTTACGAAGATGATGAATTTACCGTTACTTGTACTAAATTAAAGCATCGCGTCCCGGCTTTTGGCTATCGGATTACGGAAAAAGACCGACCGGGAAGATTTAAAGTAGAAAAAGCTACAAAGTTAGGTATTCCTCCAGGTCCAATTTACGGTCAGCTAAAACGTGGAGAGACAGTTAAATTACCCGATGGAAGAGTTATTCGCGGAACCGACCTTTGCGATCCACCCGAAACAGGGCGTAAAGTTGTTTATTGTACGGATACAATTTACTGTGATTCAGCCGTAGAATTAGCCCAAGATGCTGATGTTTTGATTCACGAAGCTACTTTTTCTCATCAAGATGCTGAATTAGCTTTTGAACGGCT
Protein-coding regions in this window:
- a CDS encoding ribonuclease Z, with protein sequence MEITFLGTSSGVPTRSRNVSSIALRLPQRAEVWMFDCGEGTQHQILRSDIKTSQISRIFVTHMHGDHIFGLMGLIASCGLAGQSQKIEINGPFGLEEYLRAGAKYSYMEIGRRVRVHTVLPGLVYEDDEFTVTCTKLKHRVPAFGYRITEKDRPGRFKVEKATKLGIPPGPIYGQLKRGETVKLPDGRVIRGTDLCDPPETGRKVVYCTDTIYCDSAVELAQDADVLIHEATFSHQDAELAFERLHSTSTMAAQVALSAGVKHLILTHFSPRYAPGNPLQLNDLLAEAQAIFPNTQLAYDFMTYAVPRHKNVEAYEGASVS